The DNA region TTTCTCGGCAGCGCGCTCGATGATCTGCGAGCGTTTCCGCAGAATGCACGTCGGATGGCCGGTTATCAGATCGAACGCGTCCAACCCGGCCTGGATCCGGACGACTGGAAACCGATGACCTCCGTTGGACCCGGAGTACGAGAGATTCGCGTGCGCGACACAAGCGGCGCCTTTCGAGTGCTCTATGTGGCCCAGCGCACGGAGGCGGTGTACGTATTGCACGCGTTTCAGAAGAAAAGCCAGCGCACCAGCCAGCATGACCTGGACCTTGGACGGAAACGCTTTAGGGAATTGAAAGGACTGCGATGAAGAGTAAACGGTTCGCAAGCGTCTGGGACGCGATTGAAGACACCCCGCAGGCGGCCGCCAGCATGCGCGCTCGCTCAGACCTGATGATCGAGCTCGCGGAGATGATCCGACGTTCCGGCTGGACCCAGCGCGAGGCAGCCGAGGAATTCGGCGTCACACAGCCCCGTATCTCCGACCTGATGCGTGGCCGCATCAACCTGTTTTCCCTCGACACGCTCGTAGACATGGCCGCCACTGCGGGACTGAAACCGAGGATCACCGTCAAACGCTCCGCATAGGCAGGTCTACCCGTAGCGACAAATTGACACAACACACCAGTCCGCGATAGAACTGCCCCGTTCACGAGGCCTCGTCCTCAACCGCAGGGTCAAAAACCTCGTCATGCCCTGCGTCTACGCGCGCGGTTCTCAGGCAGTTGGAAGCGTGAAAGAGGCGGGGCCAAAAACAAAACTCTTCGGCACGCATTACAGATGCAGGTGTAGTCGGCCTCGGTCCTTTCCATGGCAAAAATAGGCAGGATAAAAAGGCTTGCTAATCCCGGCGGTGGGACTGGTATCTCTTTTTCCGCGGATCTTCTTTTGGCGGCGAAGCTAATGCTTGAATACTCCTTGGAGGATCGAAAGGACAATGCCACTCCGCCGCTAGACAACCACATGAGTAAGCATTCAATTGGAAGCATAGTTCTTTTGATCGCCGGGCTCGAATCATGGCTGAACGAGGCACTTGCACATCTG from Nitrospirota bacterium includes:
- a CDS encoding XRE family transcriptional regulator, with protein sequence MKSKRFASVWDAIEDTPQAAASMRARSDLMIELAEMIRRSGWTQREAAEEFGVTQPRISDLMRGRINLFSLDTLVDMAATAGLKPRITVKRSA
- a CDS encoding type II toxin-antitoxin system RelE/ParE family toxin, whose product is MKPVAFLGSALDDLRAFPQNARRMAGYQIERVQPGLDPDDWKPMTSVGPGVREIRVRDTSGAFRVLYVAQRTEAVYVLHAFQKKSQRTSQHDLDLGRKRFRELKGLR